Proteins encoded together in one Lathyrus oleraceus cultivar Zhongwan6 chromosome 5, CAAS_Psat_ZW6_1.0, whole genome shotgun sequence window:
- the LOC127081688 gene encoding uncharacterized protein LOC127081688, translating into MAEPQNKELQAVIKRTNEEMRLFQTEVLERMERLEASNTSKFDDIHAALDILIQQTPSKHRHGAELNNRPPFQVRNVKLEFPRFDGTNVHEWIFRAEQFFGYYDTPDPDRLTIASVHLDKDVVPWFQMLQRSNPFHSWLDFTRALELDFGPSIYECPRATLFKLTQTGTVSEYYLQFTSLANRVYGLSNDALIDCFISGLNSEIRRDVLIHTPTSIVKAVSLAKVYEEKYTQTHKPQRANPSTYIKPPFNSSKLEINQRNTAPILNTPPTRPMSQFQKNPNIKRISPAEMQLRRDKGLFYWCDDKFSFTHKCPNRQLMLLHYDDTEDDQLSGDILKPSDFSIDSIPTVESEHHLSLNAMKGDSHMGVLRFSGLIENIKVQVLIDGGSSDNFLQPRIAKFLKLPIETGPAFRVLVGNGEIMNAKGVISDLSVKIQGHELKVPVFLLLVAGADMILGASWLATLGPHVADYASLTLKFFLNGKFVMLEGEKVPRPSVAQLNHLKRLQNTDAIAECFTIQWLKSNVVKDMFKELPTDTKPEISRLLHTYKEVFNTPVALPPDRSHNHHIPLMEGSNPVKVKPYRYPHSQKTQIEQMIHEMLHQGIIQPSTSPFSSPIILVKKKDGTWRFCTDYMYHLSFSPI; encoded by the coding sequence ATGGCCGAACCCCAAAACAAAGAGCTGCAAGCTGTGATCAAGCGCACTAATGAGGAGATGCGGTTGTTTCAGACTGAAGTCCTTGAGCGTATGGAACGATTAGAAGCTAGTAACACATCAAAGTTTGATGATATCCACGCAGCGCTTGACATCCTCATTCAGCAGACACCGTCGAAGCATCGCCATGGTGCAGAACTCAACAACAGGCCTCCGTTTCAGGTGAGAAATGTCAAACTCGAATTTCCTCGTTTCGATGGCACTAACGTGCATGAGTGGATCTTTCGTGCTGAGCAATTTTTTGGTTATTATGATACCCCTGATCCTGATAGATTAACTATTGCATCTGTGCATCTGGATAAGGATGTGGTTCCTTGGTTTCAAATGTTACAACGTTCTAATCCGTTCCATTCTTGGTTAGATTTTACTCGTGCTTTAGAACTGGATTTTGGTCCATCCATCTATGAATGTCCCCGTGCTACCCTGTTTAAATTGACTCAAACTGGAACTGTTTCTGAGTATTATCTACAATTTACATCATTAGCTAATAGAGTTTACGGCCTAAGTAATGATGCCTTAATTGATTGTTTCATAAGTGGTCTCAATTCTGAGATCCGTCGTGACGTGTTAATTCACACACCCACCTCCATTGTGAAAGCGGTATCTCTAGCCAAAGTCTATGAGGAAAAATACACTCAAACACACAAACCACAAAGAGCCAACCCATCCACATATATCAAACCACCCTTCAATTCATCCAAACTAGAAATTAACCAGAGAAACACGGCCCCCATCCTCAACACACCCCCCACCAGACCTATGAGTCAGTTCCAAAAGAATCCCAATATCAAACgcatttcccctgcagagatgcAACTCAGACGGGACAAAGGACTTTTTTATTGGTGTGATGACAAATTTTCATTTACTCATAAATGCCCTAACAGACAACTAATGCTATTACATTATGATGATACTGAGGATGATCAACTCAGTGGGGATATCCTGAAACCATCTGATTTCAGCATAGACAGCATTCCCACCGTCGAGTCGGAGCATCATTTGTCATTAAATGCAATGAAAGGAGATTCTCATATGGGTGTGCTAAGATTTTCTGGGTTAATTGAGAACATTAAAGTGCAAGTGTTGATTGATGGTGGTAGTTCAGACAATTTTTTGCAGCCTAGAATCGCTAAGTTTCTGAAACTGCCCATAGAAACCGGTCCGGCGTTCAGAGTTCTGGTTGGCAATGGGGAAATTATGAATGCAAAAGGGGTCATTTCAGACTTGTCAGTTAAGATACAGGGTCATGAACTGAAGGTTCCTGTGTTTTTGTTACTGGTGGCTGGGGCAGATATGATTTTGGGTGCATCGTGGCTAGCAACTCTAGGACCGCATGTGGCTGATTATGCTTCGCTCACACTGAAATTCTTTCTAAATGGAAAGTTTGTCATGCTAGAAGGAGAGAAAGTTCCCAGACCTTCAGTTGCTCAACTCAACCATTTGAAGAGGCTGCAGAACACTGATGCTATAGCAGAATGTTTCACCATTCAATGGCTCAAATCAAATGTTGTTAAGGACATGTTCAAGGAGCTACCTACTGATACCAAACCAGAGATTTCTAGGTTATTGCATACATACAAAGAGGTGTTTAACACACCAGTTGCGTTGCCACCAGATAGGTCACATAACCATCATATTCCATTAATGGAGGGCTCTAATCCTGTCAAAGTTAAACCATATCGATACCCTCATAGCCAAAAGACACAAATTGAACAAATGATCCATGAAATGCTGCATCAAGGTATCATACAACCAAGTACGAGCCCATTTTCTTCACCAATCATATTGGTGAAAAAGAAAGATGGTACATGGAGGTTTTGCACGGATTACATGTACCATCTTTCTTTTTCACCAATATGA
- the LOC127085926 gene encoding pentatricopeptide repeat-containing protein At1g11290, chloroplastic — MSSNLLSVHTPSPLPNISKTTPLYQRIYIPNHVYTHPSAILLELCTSVKELHQILPLIIKNGFYNEHLFQTKLVSLFCKFGSMVEASRVFDPVEQKLDVLYHTMLKGYAKNSTLCDSLKFYNRMQKDGVNPVVYDFTYLLQLCGENLELEKGREIHGMLIVNGFESNLFAMTSVVNLYAKCRKIDDACKMFDRMPCKDLVSWNTVIAGYAQNGFARKALWLVSDMREDGQKADSITLVSVLPAVADIKGLRIGRSIHGYAIRSGFESMVNVSAALLDMYFKCGLVETGRLVFRRMSSKNVVSWNTVIDGLAQNGESEEAFATFLKMLDEKVEPTNVSMMGALHACSNLGDLERGRFVHRLLDQMKFSSNVSVMNSLISMYTKCKRVDIAASVFDNLKGKTNVTWNAMILGYAQNGCVNEALDLFCTMQSEGVKPDSFTFVSVITALADLSVTRQAKWIHGLAIRTNMDKNVFVATALVDMYAKCGAIETARELFDTMQERHVITWNAMIDGYGTHGLGKAALDLFDDMQKEASAKPNDTTFLSVISACSHSGFVEEGLYYFKTMKEHYGFEPSMDHYGAMVDLLGRAGKLDDAWNFIHEMPIKPGITVLGAMLGACKIHKNVELGEKAADMLFELDPDEGGYHVLVANMYASASMWDKVAKVRTAMEKKGLHKTPGCSLVEWRNEVHTFYSGSTNHPQSKRIYAFLETLGDEIRAAGYVPDTNSIHDVEEDVKEQLLSSHSERLAIAFGLLNTRHGTTIHIRKNLRVCGDCHEATKYISLVTGREIIVRDSQRFHHFKNGRCSCGDYW, encoded by the coding sequence ATGAGCTCTAACCTCTTATCAGTTCACACTCCTTCACCACTTCCCAACATCTCAAAAACAACACCTTTATACCAAAGAATCTACATCCCAAACCATGTCTACACACACCCATCAGCTATACTCCTAGAACTCTGCACTTCCGTGAAAGAGCTTCATCAAATCCTTCCCCTCATCATCAAAAACGGTTTCTACAATGAACATTTATTCCAAACAAAGCTCGTAAGCTTGTTCTGCAAATTCGGTAGCATGGTTGAAGCATCTCGTGTGTTTGATCCTGTGGAACAAAAGTTGGATGTTCTTTACCATACTATGCTTAAAGGGTATGCAAAAAACTCAACTTTATGTGATTCTTTGAAGTTTTATAATAGGATGCAGAAGGATGGGGTTAATCCTGTTGTTTATGATTTTACTTACTTGTTGCAATTGTGTGGGGAGAATTTGGAACTTGAAAAGGGTAGAGAGATTCATGGGATGTTGATAGTTAATGGGTTTGAGTCGAATTTGTTTGCTATGACGTCTGTTGTTAATTTGTATGCCAAGTGTAGAAAGATTGATGATGCGTGTAAGATGTTTGATAGAATGCCGTGTAAGGATTTGGTTTCGTGGAATACGGTTATTGCGGGGTATGCGCAGAATGGGTTTGCTAGGAAAGCTTTGTGGTTGGTTTCGGATATGCGGGAAGATGGTCAAAAGGCGGATTCGATCACTTTGGTTAGTGTTTTGCCGGCTGTGGCGGATATTAAGGGTTTGAGAATTGGAAGGTCGATTCATGGTTATGCTATTAGATCGGGATTTGAGTCGATGGTTAATGTTTCCGCGGCGCTTTTGGATATGTACTTTAAGTGTGGGTTGGTAGAGACTGGGAGATTGGTTTTTAGGAGGATGAGTAGCAAGAATGTAGTGTCGTGGAATACTGTGATTGACGGTCTTGCGCAAAACGGAGAGTCTGAAGAGGCGTTTGCGACTTTTCTGAAGATGTTGGACGAAAAGGTGGAGCCTACAAATGTTAGTATGATGGGTGCTTTACATGCTTGCTCTAATTTAGGCGACCTTGAAAGAGGGAGATTTGTTCATAGATTGTTGGATCAGATGAAATTTAGTTCGAATGTGTCAGTTATGAATTCTTTGATATCTATGTATACGAAGTGTAAGAGAGTTGATATTGCAGCGTCGGTATTCGATAATTTGAAAGGGAAAACAAACGTCACATGGAATGCCATGATATTAGGTTACGCGCAGAATGGTTGTGTGAATGAAGCTTTGGATTTGTTCTGTACGATGCAATCTGAAGGCGTTAAACCCGATTCCTTTACATTCGTGAGTGTGATCACTGCTCTAGCAGATTTATCGGTTACCCGCCAGGCTAAGTGGATTCATGGACTTGCAATAAGAACAAATATGGACAAGAATGTATTTGTTGCTACTGCTCTTGTTGACATGTACGCAAAATGCGGAGCCATCGAAACTGCCAGAGAGCTTTTCGACACGATGCAAGAGCGACACGTGATAACATGGAATGCAATGATCGATGGATATGGCACACACGGACTTGGCAAAGCAGCTCTTGATCTCTTTGATGATATGCAGAAGGAAGCTTCTGCCAAGCCGAATGATACAACATTTCTGTCAGTTATTTCAGCATGTAGTCACTCGGGTTTTGTTGAAGAGGGTCTCTACTATTTCAAAACCATGAAGGAGCATTACGGCTTCGAGCCTTCGATGGATCACTACGGTGCCATGGTTGATCTTCTCGGTCGTGCTGGAAAGCTAGACGATGCTTGGAATTTTATTCACGAGATGCCTATTAAACCAGGGATTACCGTTTTAGGTGCAATGTTAGGTGCTTGCAAAATCCATAAAAACGTCGAATTGGGCGAAAAAGCCGCAGATATGCTATTCGAGTTGGATCCAGATGAGGGTGGTTATCATGTGCTGGTTGCAAACATGTACGCCTCTGCTTCAATGTGGGACAAAGTGGCTAAAGTGAGAACAGCCATGGAGAAAAAGGGTCTCCACAAAACTCCCGGCTGCAGTTTGGTCGAATGGAGAAACGAAGTTCACACGTTCTACTCAGGAAGTACAAACCATCCTCAATCGAAAAGAATCTACGCTTTTCTCGAGACTCTTGGAGACGAGATCAGGGCTGCTGGTTACGTGCCTGATACCAATTCAATTCACGACGTGGAAGAAGACGTGAAGGAGCAATTGCTTAGTAGCCATAGTGAAAGGCTTGCAATTGCATTCGGGCTTTTGAATACAAGACATGGTACAACAATACACATCAGGAAGAATCTAAGAGTCTGTGGTGATTGCCATGAGGCTACCAAATACATTTCGCTCGTGACGGGAAGGGAAATTATAGTGCGCGATTCACAAAGGTTCCATCATTTTAAGAATGGAAGATGTTCTTGCGGGGATTACTGGTAA